In the genome of Helicovermis profundi, the window TATACCATCTGCTTTAACCTGAGAATAATCACGAACCCTTTTTAACAATCTATTTACAATCCTCGGTGTTCCCCTACTTCTTGAAGCCAATTGCATTGCAGCATCATCTTCAATTACTATATCTAAAATTCCCGAAGACCTTTTTACAATTTTATCTAAATCATCATTATTATATAATTCCAATTTGCATATAATACCAAATCGATCTCTAAGAGGAGAGGTTAATTTACCAAGTCTTGTTGTAGCACCAACTAAAGTAAATTTCGGTAGGTCTATCCTGAGGGATCTCGCACTTGGTCCTTTACCAATTATAATATCGAGTACAAAATCTTCCATCGCAGGGTAAAGTACTTCTTCAATATTCCTATTTAATCTATGAATTTCATCAATAAAAAGTACATCATTTTCCTGTAAATTGGATAGAATTGCAGCTAAATCACCCGGCCTTTCAATTGCTGGACCTGATGTGATTTTTATATTTACTTTCATTTCATTAGCAATAATATTCGCAAGAGTTGTCTTTCCAAGTCCTGGTGGTCCATACAATAATACGTGATCAAGTTGTTCTTCTCTTAAACATGC includes:
- the ruvB gene encoding Holliday junction branch migration DNA helicase RuvB, translated to MPDIFETRFITPSFAEEDIEIETTLRPQFLVDYIGQFKTKEKLDIFMKAACLREEQLDHVLLYGPPGLGKTTLANIIANEMKVNIKITSGPAIERPGDLAAILSNLQENDVLFIDEIHRLNRNIEEVLYPAMEDFVLDIIIGKGPSARSLRIDLPKFTLVGATTRLGKLTSPLRDRFGIICKLELYNNDDLDKIVKRSSGILDIVIEDDAAMQLASRSRGTPRIVNRLLKRVRDYSQVKADGIINKNIANEALDLLEVDKLGLDGVDIKILSTIVEKFDGGPVGLDTLSASTDEERSTIEDVYEPFLLQLGFINRTPRGRVVTKLGYDHLSKNFIDK